A stretch of DNA from Streptomyces sp. NBC_01197:
GTTGGGCGGCGATGGCCTCGGCGAGCTGGGGCGGGACGCCGAGGCGTGCGCGGAGGGTGTCGGTGTCGATCTGGGATCCGGTGCGGGCGTGGTGGTCTGCGGCGACCTTCCGGGCGTGGTCGACCAGGGCGGCCGGGACGTTGGGGGCTGGGTCGGCGACGGGGAGCGCGGGAACGTCCTCGTTCTCCGGAGCCGCGACCGGTGCGAGTGCCGGGGCGCTCGGTTCTTCGGCGGGCACCGGCTCTTGCACGGGGGCATCGGGCGCAGGGGCGTCGACAGGGTCGGCCGCGTGCGCGGTGTGGGCGAGGAGCGTGCCGCCGAGGAAGGCGAGCGCGGGCCACCCGGCGACGCCGAAGCGCAGCCAGCCCGGCGGGTGTTGCAGATCGAGGAACCCCGCTGTGGCGACGTTGGCTCCAAGGGAGGCGATGAGCGCGACCACGAACCAGCACCAGGCGAGCCGGGAGGGCCCGTCGTTCCGGAGTCGGCGCCAGGCGGCGACCAGGAGCAGGTCGACGCTGATCGGGTAGGCCCACGCCTTCCATCCGTCCTGTCCGGCGGCGGATGCGAGGTCGTGAAGGTGAGCGAAGGACAGCGCGCCTGCAATCACGGCTTGGACGAGTACGGCGTCCACGCGGACGGTGGGACGGGCCATCGCGGGCTTCTCCTTTCGGCATGGGGCGGGTAAGGACCTGGCGCGATGAGGTCGCGCCGACCGGAGTGCGGGGAGATCAGGCGGTGGCTGTCGCGGCTTTGGAGAGCGACACGGAGGCCGGGGCCAGTGGGGCGACGTCGGGCCGGAAGGCCGCGAGCGCGGGCAGGGCCGGGGTGCGGTCGGCGTGCCGGTTGCAGATGTTCACGGCCTGGCGCAGTGAGGTGTGCGGCGCACGGATACGAGTCCATCCGCCGGTGGAGTCGCCGGATACGGCGATGCCGGGAACGTCGGTGGGGATCTGGATCGCGGCGATGACCGCGTCCGGGGCGATGTCGCCGAAGGCCATGTTGGCGCTGGACTCGTCGTTGACGCGGTGAGCGGTCCGGCCGGTGAGCTGGGCCCTGAGCATCGTGATGCCCTTGCCGAGTTCCGAGCCGAAGCGCTGTCCGCAGATCTCCAGGTAGATCCCTGCGGCACGGCCGAGTTGGGCGAGACGGACCAGGTCAGTGATGATCCGGTCCCGACGCTTCTCCTGGTCCTTGGTGGCGTAGAGAGCGAGCTCAGCGACCTCGTCGACCAGGACCACGACTGGGGTGGGGCGCATGTCCTCGGGCAGGTCCCAGATGTCAGCGGCTATCTCGGCATCGGGGAGGTCGACCGTGATGCGCTGGGCGGTACGGATCAGTTGGTAGACATCCTCCATGTGTCCCACCAGGGCATCGAGCAGTGCGAGCGCGGTGTCCGGGTTGTCGGCGAGAGCGGAGAACCGGCGGGCGAGCGGGAAGAGCTCAACGCCTTGCTTGCAGTCGATACCGACCAGGGCGACGTCATGAGCCGCGAGGCCGGCGACCAGGTTGCGCTGGTAGACCGACTTCCCGGACTCGGTGGCACCCAGGGTCAGCCCGTGCGGAACGGCCCGGTAGTCGCGGTAGTGCACGGCACCGTCCTCGCAGAGAGCTACGGGGATACGCATCGGTGCCTGGTCGGTCTTGGCGGGCATCTGCACCCGCTTGAGAACGTCGTAGCCGGTCATGCGCAACTCGACCACCCCGGAACGGACTTCCCGGGACGTGACGCCGTACATCCCGAAGGAGTGCCGAAGCCGGTCGGTGGCCGCCGAGACGTCGAAAGCGTCCTGGCCGGGACGGAGCTTGAGGCGGATCACTAACCCGGTGCGAGTCGGACGCAGCCGCAGGATGAGCGGGGCACGGAACTCAGGGACGGGCCGGTGGGCGAGACGGGCGAGCGAGAGACGCCAGCGCGAGGGCGGGACGGTGAGGCCGCAGGCGTCCATGACCGAGGTGTAGCGGATCGCGACCCGCAGCGCGGCGAAGGTGACCCCGAAGGCCAGCCAGTACCAGGCGGGGCGCCGCCACCGCAGGATCACTGCGGTGACGACGACCAGCAGCAGCGTGACCAGGAAGGTGGTCACGGTCAGGCCGCCTTGGAATTCTCGCCACCAGCGGCGAGGGACGTGACGGCAACCGCGCGGAAGGCGATGCCGTGCCGCTTCTGCCCGTTGAAGTCGTTCTCCCACGGGCGGGCGATCAGACCGGTGACGGCGACGGGCGTACCCATCATCAGCTCGCCGGAGATGCCCGGCTCGGGGACCGTCACCGAAAGGATCTCCACCTCATCGTTGGCCGCGAACATCACGTCCACGGTCATGAGCTTCGCGCCGCTCTCGATGTCCATGGCGATCTCGCCGGTACGGCGGTCCTTGACCTTGATCGCCGGGGGCTTGGCGACCATCACGGAAGCGCTGGAGGTGTCGACGGGGATCGTACGCACAGAAGATCACTCCTATAGATGTCCTGAACTCCTTCACTCATATACATGAGTGACATGAAGAAGAGTGCATCACTCCTGTACATGAGTCAACCCGCCGCGGAGAAGAAGTCGCGGCGGGCTGTGAAGAGTTGAGCGAGCGTCAGTCGGTCGCGGGGATTCGGTAGCTGAAAACGAACTGGTCAGCAGCCATGAGGGTGTCGCAGACCTCCACCACCCGGCCTTCGGTGGTCTTGGCCTCACGGATCAGATGAACCACCGACGCACCGGGGCTCAGGGCGAGTTCGGAGGCCTCGGCCTTGGTGGCGAGCCGGGCTTGCAGGGTCTCGACGAACTCGGCGAACTCGTGCCCGTGCTCTTCTAGCCTGGCGTAGATCCCTCCCCCGCCGGGGTTCTCGGCGAACAGCTCGGGGATGTCCTTCACGGCATCCCACGGCAGGTACGACGTAGCGGTTTCGACGGGCGTGCCGTTACGGAAGTACAGGCGCCGTCGCGCGAGCACCTGAGTGCCGGCCGCAAGGTCCAGCCGCTCGGCAATGTCCTCCGGGGCCGCCATCGGACCGATGTAGAGGACGCTGACGCTCGGGGTCGCCCCCGACTGCTCGGACTCAGCCAGGTACGCAGCCTTTCCGCCCTGCCGGTGCGAGCGCCGGAAGCGGTCGGAGGAGCGGTGCCGTACCGGGGGCCGCGCCTTGACCATGGAGCCCTTGCCCTGACGGGTCTCGACAAGGTCACTCGCGCGCACCTCCACCATGGCCTTGCGGATCGTGCCGCCCGAAACTCCGTAGCGCTCGACCAGCTCCGACTCGCTGGGCACCATGTTGCCGGGCTTGAGGATCCCGGCCCGGATCTGCTCAACGATCTCGTCGGCGATCTGCACGTACCGAGGTACGGCTTTCCCACCTCCTGTTGCTGTTCCCATAGTCCTTCTCTTCCTCCTATGCTCCTGTACATGAGTAACAGCGCCCAGGAAGGCACGTCAACGCCGCTCCACTCCGTGTCCGTGGCCGGAGTGGTGGTACGCGAGGACGGACGACTCCTGGCGATCCGCCGCGCCGACAATGGCGCCTGGGAGCTCCCGGGCGGCGTGCTCGAACTCAATGAGACTCCCGAGGCAGGCGTCCAGCGGGAAGTCTGGGAAGAGACGGGCATACACGTAGAGGTGGACGAGCTCACCGGGGTCTACAAGAACACAACGCGAGGCATCGTGGCGCTGGTCTTCCGATGCAAGCCGGCAGGCGGCACCGAGCGAACATCCAGCGAATCGACCGCGGTTGACTGGCTCACGCCCGACGAAGTCTCCGAGCGGATGGGCGAGGTGTACGCGGTCCGGCTCCTGGATGCCTTGGACGGGGCGGGGCCACATGTGCGGAGCCACGACGGCCGACGGCTCCTCCACCAGTAGGCGGAGACCATGCAGACGCCGAACGAGCCACGCCGCACACCGAAGCACCCAACCGAGCTGGACGACGTCTACGACTTCCTCGAAGAGGTTCGCCTGCGCCCTGGGATGTGGGTGCGCGGCAGTTCGCTGCTCCACCTCGAATCGATCCTGATGGGCTACCGGGTCGCCCTGTCCGCTCACAGCGTGGCCGAAGACTGGCCCTTCTGGAGTCCCAACGGTCAGGGGCCATTCGCCGAGTGGCTGTGGCAACAGCTAGGACGGCCAAGCCCGTTGGGCTGGGCGGTTGAGATCGAACGCGAGTCCCAGGCGACCGATCAGCAGCCCATCGACATGTTCTTCGGCCTCTTCGACGAGTACCGAGCCGAGCACGACCAGAGCACGCGATAGAACTTTCCCTACTTCATCAAGGCACCCGGCTGCGCTCCGCTCCGCCGGGCGCGCTTCCCGGCTCTGGCTGCGCCCGCGCTCCTGCCTTCGGCCCGCTCGGCGCTGCCGCCGCCGACGCGCGCCCGCAGTGGATAGGCCCGGAGGGCATGAGACGAGAACCAAGCCCGCGGCTTCAAGGGGATGCCTCCGGCGGGGGCGCTCAGACTCCGGGATGGTGATGGCGCCGTTCGCGAGTGCCGGCCGGAGCGTGGTGAGCGTCGTGGGGGCTCCCATCCCGACCACCTTCGACCCAGGCAGAGCCGAGCAGTCGCGGCCCAGGGCGTCAAGGTCGTTCGTACAGTGGCGCGCTCCACCTTGACGCCCTGAACCACGCCTGCTCCACGGTGTGTGGGTCGAAGGCGGACGGGATGGGAGCTGGGGTGAGTGGTGGGCCGAGGAGACTTCTTGTCTCGCAGCTTCGAACTGCGCGTAAGGGTGCAGGCGCCCGGTCGCTAGAGCGTGTTGGCTCGTTGGACGCAGTGCGGTCGGAGCGGACAGTCAGTGCAGTAGGGCGCACTCTCGCGACAGGCAGTCATGCCGATCCGGCGTATGCCAGCCATTCGCAATGGTGCGTTCTCACCCGCTCCTATCAACCTCGCCAGGTCCACTCGGCCATCGCTAAGCCGGTTGGACCGGTCGGTATTGCTGCCATTGACACGCGCAGCTACGCGAAGCTGGCCCTGTCCAACGAGGAGGACATCCTCTTCCAAAAGAAGTCGGTACAAAGAGGCTTCGGCCGCCTTGAATCCAACTCTATTCGGAATCTCAAGCGGCTCCGCCCAAACGACTGACTTGCCAACGAGTGGCCGCAGCCGCTCGAAGGAAGCAACAAGCCTGTCCGTGGGAGCGAGTTTGATGAGGTCCGCAAAGATCTTCCTCCTCAGGGTCTGCTCACCCTTAACGAGATTCATCATGGTGACCTGTGCAGAGCTGATCAGTTTCGAGGAGGACAGGGCAGCTGCGACCGCAGCTTGGACGGGCCCCATCTCATCTCCTGGGAAATGGAACCAAGCATCGGTGGCACGCTGCTTTTCGGTCCAGACTGTCAGGTCGTCGCGTAGGTCCAGCCAATGAGCCCTCAACGGAGCTTTCGACGCGGCCACCCCCGGTGCAGGAAGCAGGGCCTCTGCTGCTGCCTGTCCGAGCATGGGCGGAACCGCATTTCCGATCTGCCGGAAGGCGTCACTGCGCACGCCGGCAAAGCGGAACCAGTCAGGGAAGGTTTGGATACGGGCGGCCTCTCTAACTGAGAGAGTCCGGTGCTGCTCCGGGTGGATGTACCAGTACCCGTCCTTGGCGATGTGGGCAGTGATGGTCCGGCTGAGGTCGTCCCAGCCAAGCCTCTTGTACTTGTCCTTGAAGTGTTTTGTGTCGTAGCGCTGGAGGCGTTCAGGAATGTCCCGGTAAAGGGTGCGGGAGGTCATGCCCTCAAAGATTTCCCGGTCGTCTGGCCGGACGTGCCGGGTCATGTGGTCATGCACGATCCCCTGAGGCGCCTGCTCGCGCATCTGCTGCGCGAAGGTGGCTAGGCTGCCCGGCTCGTTGTACGTGAGAGCACGGCCGCCCGTTTCTCCCTCTCCGATAAGTGGCAGGTCTCCGATGGCGTCGCGGAGCGAAGTCCGCTTACTCACCGGCTCAGGCCAAGAGATCCGGTCGATATCGTTGCGAGCTAGGAGAATAAGACGCTTGCGGTGTTGGGGCACTCCGTATGTCCAGGCGTTAACGAGGCGAACCTGGGTTACGTAGCCCTCCTGTTGCAACCTCTCCTCAATCGTGCGCGTCACGAAGAAGTCGTCTCCGAGTCCCATATCAGGGACGTTCTCCATCAGGACAGCCCGTGGCCTGAGCGCGAGAACTATGTCGAGGTAGGCGACCCATAGTTCCTTGCGGCGGTCGTAAGGGTCCCTGCCGTGCTTTTGCACGAGGCTACGGATCTTGCTGCGACCGGCTCGGCTGAACGGCTGGCACGGAGGACCCCCAGCGACGAGGTCGATACCAGCCGGTTGGAGCAACTTGACCAGCCGCTCCCGGTGCTCGGGATTGCCCAGGTCCAAGTGGAGGCTCAGGCCAGGCAAGTTGGCAGCGTGGGTCTCAAGGGCGCGCTCGTCAGCATCGACGGCCGCCGCCACCTGCCAGCCGGCCTGCTTGATGCCGAGGCTGAGGCCGCCCGCGCCGGAGAAGAGGTCAACGGCCAGAGGCCGGTGGTCGCCGTGCTCCGCAAGCCAAGTCGTGAAGGTCTCCGGCGTACAGCTGTTCTCGTGCGGATCGAGCTTGAGATAGTCGCTCCGCACGAGAGGTACACCGTAGTGACCCCCCACTGTCCAACCTCCGTTTGATAACAACAACGAGCACCAAGAGACCATACATCCACCTGGCCAGGCGGAATCTCCCAGGTTTCTGACCTTGGATTTTCTATCGTCCGTCCAAGGGCGGGGATGATGCTCTGCTCGGCTCTTCTGCCGGCGGCACGTCAGGTGCGGGAAGCCCAGTCCACCGCGCGGACTGTCTCCCAGCATTTAGGCTTCTTGCACCACTCGGTGACGTTTCCCGAGCCGGGGGCAGCCACCAGGAGTGGCCGCACGACGTCGACTGCCAGCTCGGGCACAAGGTCGTCGATCCATCGCGGGAGGGCCTGGGTCCGCCAGATATTGTCCAGATCGACCTGGGTGCCGTACCTGTCGACCAAGAGTGCCACTGCGTAGGCCGTGGTCGGTCCCAAGTAGCCGCCCAGTCTCATCTTCTGGATCGTCCTGCGCGTGTGCTCAAAGAGAATGCGCTTGGCTACCACTTGCTTGAAATGGCCAGCATCAGGAGAGCCGTCGAAGAAGTTGACGACGTCCGTCGTCCAAGCGTGGAAGCACTTCTCCGCGCCCAGACACACGTCGTGCGGGCGCCCAAGGTAGGTGAGCTCATACTTGGCCACATCCGTCTTGCCGAACTTCTTGGCCAACGGATGCTCACGCGTAAACCTTGCCTTCTCGGCCTGTTTCTCCAAGTCGCTCAGGTCCACCTGGTACTGCCCGCGGACACGCTCGTAATACCAGCGAGTCTGACGTGTGCTGCCCTCCGGGGCTGGTGCCCATATCGACCGAGACAGTGCCTGCAGCCTGCGGTGGTAGGGGCTGTTAGCTTGGAGGTCGGCTTCCTTGATCGCATTCTGAGAGTTGGCGAAGCGCGAGATATTCGGGACGAGCTCGTCCAGCATCTCCTCCCGGATGACGGTGATTTTCGCGGGCACCCTGACCTTAGAGAGATCGACGCCCTTCTGCATCATGTGGTGCAGGGAAGCTGTGGTCTGTCCGCCATTGACGATCTGTAGATCGACCAGCCGGGTAAGTACGACTGCGCCGTCCGGCGTTACCGTCGTGTCCGCCGTGGTGACGGTTGCCGAAACTCCGTTGTTGTACGCGAGGAACCGTCCGGGCTCCTGACGCACCGTCTCGCTAATGCCCTTGTTCACCTTGCCACGAGCCTGCAGATACGCGCGGACGTTGCGCTGGAGCAGGCGGCCACCGTGCTCCTTATAGAGCTCAGCTAGGAGCTGGCCTGGCAGAACGGTCAGCAAACAGTCGAAGTCCGCGTCACCCGGCGCACTCAGACATGGGAGAGGCTGGTCGAGCTCGATTACCGTCTCTTCTTCACGTCGCCCCGACGAGGCCAGTCGGTGCAGACGGGCGATATCCCACAGCTCGTAGGTACACCGCAGCCCCTCGGTCTCTCCGGGGGGCATCGACTCCACGGTGAGCCGGGCGTCGGTAAACAGGAAGATACGCACCCGGTTGATGCCCGGCCAAGCCTCGTAAATGCTCTGGGCCATCGCGTAGGCTTGTTCGGTCTCGTCCATCTCCAGATGGAGACCTTTACGGCACTTCTCGACAAAGATCTGGGCCCGGCGCAGGGCACGCTGGACATCGGCCTTGTGGATGGTCTGGGCTTTCCAGCCATGCTCCGCGGTGACGATGTCCAAGACCGATCCGCCGTCGCTCAGTGCATATCCGTACACCTCGGCAGTGCTCCGGCCGACCTGCTTACGGCAGTAGCACGACTCGACGTCCTCCAAGACGCCGTCCTCCACGAGATACTCGCGGAAGACGTCGACGAATGCACCGTTGAACCTGGTACCCACAGGGGAGTCGGTGCGCGCTCGCGCGTCCTCGTATAGATACTCTGCGAACTCCGTGAGCTCGTTCTCGCTCAACCGTTCCCCTCCCCAGGGTGGTGCACACCAGCGCCAAGCACGGCCAAGACCTCGGCCTCCCCGACCAAGGCCTGCCCGCAGGCACCTAGGTCCAAATCGTACGACACGCTGGATATGCCCTTGGGCAGCAGGTGAGGAACCAGCCGCGGGAACTCCTCGGTGACCCGGAAACAGCGGCGGGTGCCCAACTGCCAGCGTTCGCCCTCATAGTGACTGCGGTGCACGTCGAACCACCCGGCCTCGACAAGACAGTTCTCCAATACCGCTCGCTGTCCAGCAATGCCAGGGTGGCCCCGCAGCTCGTCGACGAGATCGCACAGACTCGACCCTGCCTGATCGCTTTGCAGTTGCTGATGGACGAGCGCCAGGTAGTCGAGCGAACCGTCGTTCAGCTGCTCTTCTCCATGGATGCGGCACCGCAGGGGGTTGCGGCGGTCGCCGGAAGCCGTCTTGACCTCCAGGCCCCACGCCCCCCATGCGAAGTCCCGCACGCCGCTCGCCGGCCCCTGCCATCTCGATACGGCGTCCCGGCCACAGGCGGGGAGCACAAGGTCCCGCAGCACCAACAACTCACCGAAGAGACCGATCCGGGCCTCGGGCTTAAGTACCCCGCCCAGCCCC
This window harbors:
- a CDS encoding NUDIX hydrolase, with protein sequence MLLYMSNSAQEGTSTPLHSVSVAGVVVREDGRLLAIRRADNGAWELPGGVLELNETPEAGVQREVWEETGIHVEVDELTGVYKNTTRGIVALVFRCKPAGGTERTSSESTAVDWLTPDEVSERMGEVYAVRLLDALDGAGPHVRSHDGRRLLHQ
- a CDS encoding GntR family transcriptional regulator; amino-acid sequence: MGTATGGGKAVPRYVQIADEIVEQIRAGILKPGNMVPSESELVERYGVSGGTIRKAMVEVRASDLVETRQGKGSMVKARPPVRHRSSDRFRRSHRQGGKAAYLAESEQSGATPSVSVLYIGPMAAPEDIAERLDLAAGTQVLARRRLYFRNGTPVETATSYLPWDAVKDIPELFAENPGGGGIYARLEEHGHEFAEFVETLQARLATKAEASELALSPGASVVHLIREAKTTEGRVVEVCDTLMAADQFVFSYRIPATD
- a CDS encoding AIPR family protein translates to MSENELTEFAEYLYEDARARTDSPVGTRFNGAFVDVFREYLVEDGVLEDVESCYCRKQVGRSTAEVYGYALSDGGSVLDIVTAEHGWKAQTIHKADVQRALRRAQIFVEKCRKGLHLEMDETEQAYAMAQSIYEAWPGINRVRIFLFTDARLTVESMPPGETEGLRCTYELWDIARLHRLASSGRREEETVIELDQPLPCLSAPGDADFDCLLTVLPGQLLAELYKEHGGRLLQRNVRAYLQARGKVNKGISETVRQEPGRFLAYNNGVSATVTTADTTVTPDGAVVLTRLVDLQIVNGGQTTASLHHMMQKGVDLSKVRVPAKITVIREEMLDELVPNISRFANSQNAIKEADLQANSPYHRRLQALSRSIWAPAPEGSTRQTRWYYERVRGQYQVDLSDLEKQAEKARFTREHPLAKKFGKTDVAKYELTYLGRPHDVCLGAEKCFHAWTTDVVNFFDGSPDAGHFKQVVAKRILFEHTRRTIQKMRLGGYLGPTTAYAVALLVDRYGTQVDLDNIWRTQALPRWIDDLVPELAVDVVRPLLVAAPGSGNVTEWCKKPKCWETVRAVDWASRT
- a CDS encoding PD-(D/E)XK motif protein, with the protein product MTRITPQEVAESFAAIERVRAASHGSSRRRLLPDHPLDVFLEVRFPGRERALVIASGEQLGNRQLVMANGLTCFFREGHVEVVAQPTTDTHIFCTLLADLVDHLERTSVAPAAAVVRRIASWQRVLGRGLGGVLKPEARIGLFGELLVLRDLVLPACGRDAVSRWQGPASGVRDFAWGAWGLEVKTASGDRRNPLRCRIHGEEQLNDGSLDYLALVHQQLQSDQAGSSLCDLVDELRGHPGIAGQRAVLENCLVEAGWFDVHRSHYEGERWQLGTRRCFRVTEEFPRLVPHLLPKGISSVSYDLDLGACGQALVGEAEVLAVLGAGVHHPGEGNG
- a CDS encoding FtsK/SpoIIIE domain-containing protein, with product MTTFLVTLLLVVVTAVILRWRRPAWYWLAFGVTFAALRVAIRYTSVMDACGLTVPPSRWRLSLARLAHRPVPEFRAPLILRLRPTRTGLVIRLKLRPGQDAFDVSAATDRLRHSFGMYGVTSREVRSGVVELRMTGYDVLKRVQMPAKTDQAPMRIPVALCEDGAVHYRDYRAVPHGLTLGATESGKSVYQRNLVAGLAAHDVALVGIDCKQGVELFPLARRFSALADNPDTALALLDALVGHMEDVYQLIRTAQRITVDLPDAEIAADIWDLPEDMRPTPVVVLVDEVAELALYATKDQEKRRDRIITDLVRLAQLGRAAGIYLEICGQRFGSELGKGITMLRAQLTGRTAHRVNDESSANMAFGDIAPDAVIAAIQIPTDVPGIAVSGDSTGGWTRIRAPHTSLRQAVNICNRHADRTPALPALAAFRPDVAPLAPASVSLSKAATATA
- a CDS encoding DNA cytosine methyltransferase, producing MRSDYLKLDPHENSCTPETFTTWLAEHGDHRPLAVDLFSGAGGLSLGIKQAGWQVAAAVDADERALETHAANLPGLSLHLDLGNPEHRERLVKLLQPAGIDLVAGGPPCQPFSRAGRSKIRSLVQKHGRDPYDRRKELWVAYLDIVLALRPRAVLMENVPDMGLGDDFFVTRTIEERLQQEGYVTQVRLVNAWTYGVPQHRKRLILLARNDIDRISWPEPVSKRTSLRDAIGDLPLIGEGETGGRALTYNEPGSLATFAQQMREQAPQGIVHDHMTRHVRPDDREIFEGMTSRTLYRDIPERLQRYDTKHFKDKYKRLGWDDLSRTITAHIAKDGYWYIHPEQHRTLSVREAARIQTFPDWFRFAGVRSDAFRQIGNAVPPMLGQAAAEALLPAPGVAASKAPLRAHWLDLRDDLTVWTEKQRATDAWFHFPGDEMGPVQAAVAAALSSSKLISSAQVTMMNLVKGEQTLRRKIFADLIKLAPTDRLVASFERLRPLVGKSVVWAEPLEIPNRVGFKAAEASLYRLLLEEDVLLVGQGQLRVAARVNGSNTDRSNRLSDGRVDLARLIGAGENAPLRMAGIRRIGMTACRESAPYCTDCPLRPHCVQRANTL
- a CDS encoding DUF2637 domain-containing protein; translated protein: MARPTVRVDAVLVQAVIAGALSFAHLHDLASAAGQDGWKAWAYPISVDLLLVAAWRRLRNDGPSRLAWCWFVVALIASLGANVATAGFLDLQHPPGWLRFGVAGWPALAFLGGTLLAHTAHAADPVDAPAPDAPVQEPVPAEEPSAPALAPVAAPENEDVPALPVADPAPNVPAALVDHARKVAADHHARTGSQIDTDTLRARLGVPPQLAEAIAAQLT
- a CDS encoding SCO3933 family regulatory protein, translated to MRTIPVDTSSASVMVAKPPAIKVKDRRTGEIAMDIESGAKLMTVDVMFAANDEVEILSVTVPEPGISGELMMGTPVAVTGLIARPWENDFNGQKRHGIAFRAVAVTSLAAGGENSKAA